The region CTCGTTCTCGCAGGGTTTGTCCGTGAACGTCAGTTTCAGGTCGACGTTCACCGCCGCCTTCTCCGCGTCGGCCTTGGTCTGGCTGACGAAGTTCGGGTTCTTGAAGGCGCTGTCGTTCACCGCCTGCCCGTCGAACACGTACTTGCCGATCAGGATCGCGCCCACCAGCACCAGCACGCCTGCCACGGCCAGGAGGATCGTCGAGGTGTTCGACTTCTTCTGCTGGCGCCGTCGGGGGCCGCGGTCGTCGTAGCCGAAGCCGCCGTCGTCCGGGTTCATCGGGGGGAGCATGGTGGTCGCGCCGGCGTCGGCGCGCAGGGCGGTGGTGGCCTGGTCGTCGGGGTAGCCGTAGGCGCCGTAGCCGACCGAGCCCATGGCCGCAGCGGCCGCGACGGGCTGGCCGTCGAGGCAGGCCTCGATGTCGGCGCGCATCTCGTCGGCGGACTGGTAGCGGTAGTCGGGGTCCTTGACCAGGGCCTTGAGGACGATGGCGTCCATCTCGGGCGTGATCTCGGGGTCGAACACCGACGGGGGCTGCGGTTCTTCCCGTACGTGCTGGTACGCGACCGCGACCGGGGAGTCCCCGATGAACGGCGGGCGGACCGTGAGGAGTTCGTAGAGCAGGCAGCCGGACGAGTACAGGTCGGACCGCGCGTCCACCTGTTCGCCCTTGGCCTGTTCCGGCGACAGGTACTGGGCCGTTCCTATGACCGCGGACGTCTGCGTCATCGTCATGCCGGAGTCGCCCATCGCGCGGGCGATGCCGAAGTCCATGACCTTGACCTGGCCGTTGCGCGTGAGCATCACGTTGGCCGGCTTGATGTCGCGGTGGACGATGCCGCTTCTGTGGGAGTACTCCAATGCCTGGAGGATCCCGATGGTCATCTCCAGCGTCCGCTCGGGCAGCAGCTTGCGGCCCGAGTGGAGGAGCTCGCGGAGGGTGGAGCCGTCCACGTACTCCATGACGATGTACGGGATGGACGTCCCGTCGATGTAGTCCTCGCCGGTGTCGTACACGGCGACGATCGCGGGATGGTTGAGCGAGGCGGCCGACTGGGCCTCCCGGCGGAACCGGGCCTGGAAGGAAGGGTCGCGCGCGAGGTCGGCGCGCAACGTCTTCACTGCCACGGTGCGGCCCAGGCGGGTGTCATGGGCGAGGTATACCTCCGCCATGCCACCACGGCCGAGCACGTGACCCAGCTCGTACCGGCCGCCGAGGCGACGCGGCTCTTCCATAGCTTCCTACCAGCCCTCTCCGTCGGTCCCGACCGCACCTGCTGTGTGGTCCGGCGGTGTGCCGTCCGGGCATACGGTACCCGGGTTCATTTGTGTGACCTGGCCAAGCCCGTCAGCCGATACCGGACCGGTATCGCAACGTGCACCGATGTGAAGGGGACGTGACGGGGCTCACTGCTTGCTGTTGATGACCGCCTCCATCACGCTCTTGGCGATGGGCGCGGCCAGACCGCCGCCCGAGATGTTGTCGCGGATGGCGTCCTCGTCCTGGACCACGACCGCGACGGCGACCGGTGAGCTGCCGTCGGCGAGCCTGGCGTAGGAGATGAACCAGGCGTACGGCTTCTCGCTGTTGTCGACGCCGTGCTGGGCGGTACCGGTCTTGCCGCCGACGGTGACACCGCTGATCTGGGCGTTCTTGCCGGTGCCGTCCTTGACGACCGTCTCCATCATCGACTGGAGGGTCTGGGCGTTCTTGGAGGTGAGCGGCTGGCTCATCTCCGTGGGCTCGGTCTGTTCGAGCACGTCGATGTTGGGGGCCTGGAGCTTGTCGACCATGTACGGCTTCATCAGCTTGCCGTCGTTGGCGATCGCGGAGGCGACCATGGCCATCTGCAGCGGGGTCGTCGCGGTCTCGAACTGGCCGATCGAGCTGAGCGCGGTCTGCGGCCGGTCCATCTTCTCGGGGAAGTTGGAGGCGGCGGAGCGGACCGGGATGAACTGCTCGGAGTTGAAGCCGAACTTCTTGGCCTCCTCCAGCATCTTGTCCTTGCCGACGTCGACGCCGATCTTGCCGAAGACGGTGTTGCAGGAGTACTGGAGGGCGACGCGCATGGTCGCGTTCTTGCAGGGGATGGACCCCTCGTTCTTCAGCTCGGTCGTGGTGTCCGGCAGGGTGTACGGGAGCGGCGAGTCCGTCTTCTGGTCGGCGTCCGTGTACAGGCCGTTCTCCAGGGCGGCGGCGGCCGTCACGACCTTGAAGGTGGAGCCGGGCGGGTAGATGTCGCGCAGGGCCCGGTTGAGCATGGGCTCGTTGGGGTCCTGGGCCTTCTGCAGCTTCTGCCAGGCCTCCGAGTCCTTGTTCGAGTTCCCGGCGAACGTCGAGGGGTCGTACGAGGGGAAGGAGGCCAGGGCCAGGATCGCGCCGGTGGACGGGTCGATCGCGACCACCGCGCCCTTGCCGCGGCCCTTGAGGCCGTCGTACGCGGCCTTCTGGGCGGCGGCGTTGAGGGTGGTGATGACGTTGCCGCCCTGCTTCTTCTTGCCCGTGATCATGTCGAGGGTGTTGCGGAAGAAGAGCCGGTCGTCGTTGCCGGTGAGGATGCCGTCGTCGATGGACTCCAGCTGTGTCGCGCCGAACGCCTGCGAGGCGTAGCCCGTGACGGGGGCCCACATGGGCCCGTCCTTGTAGCTGCGTTTGTACTCGAAGTCGGTGCTGTCGGACTTGGTGGAGCCGGTGATCGCCTTGCCGTCGACGATGATGTTGCCGCGTGGTGTGGCGTAGCGCTCGATGGCGACGCGGCGGTTGTACTTGTCGTCCTTGAGGGCGTCCGCCCGGACGTACTGGATCCAGTTGTCGCGGATGAGCAGGGCGAGCACGAGCAGCCCGCAGAAGAGCGCGATCCGGCGCAGGGGCTTGTTCACGGTCGGACCACCTGGGTCATCTCGGCGTCGGGGCTGGGGGCCGGTGCGGGTGCGGGACGGCGTGCGGTGTCGCTGATTCTGAGCAGGATGGCGATGAGGGCCCAGTTGGCGATGACGGAGGAGCCACCGGCGGCGAGGAACGGCATCGTCATACCGGTCAGCGGGATCAGGCCCATGACGCCGCCGGCGACGACGAAGACCTGGAGTGCGAAGGCGCCGGACAGGCCGATGGCCAGCAGCTTCCCGAAGGGGTCGCGGGCGGCGAGGGCGGTGCGGACGCCGCGTTCCACGACCAGACCGTAGATGAGCAGGATCGCCATGACGCCGGCCAGGCCGAGTTCCTCGCCGAAGGTGGCGAGGATGAAGTCGGAGTTGGCGGCGAAGCCGATGAGGTCGGAGTTGCCCTGGCCGAGCCCGGTACCGAGGGTGCCGCCGGAGCCGAAGGCCCACAGGGCCTGCATGGACTGCATGGTGTGGCCCTGGACCCCCTTCAGGCTGAGGAGGTACTCGTTCATCGGGTCGAGCCAGGCCTGGACGCGCTGCTGGACGTGCGACTCGAAGCTGGCGACGCCGACCGCGCCGGCCGCCGACATCAGCAGACCGAAGACGATCCAGCTGGTCCGCTCGGTGGCGACGTACAGCATGATGATGAACATTCCGAAGAACAGCAGCGACGTACCGAGGTCGGTCTCGAAGACCAGGATCAGGATCGAGATGATCCAGACGACGATGATCGGTCCGAGGTCGCGGCCGCGGGGCAGGTACAGGCCCATGAAGCGGCGACTGGCGAGGGCGAGTGCGTCGCGTTTCACCATCAGGTAGCCGGCGAAGAAGATCGCAAGGGCGATCTTCGCGAACTCACCGGGCTGGACGCTGCCCAGGCCCGGGATCCTGATCCAGATCTTGGCGCCGAAGTTGTCGAAGCCGAGGCCCGGGACCAGCGGCAGGACCAGCAGGACCACGGCTCCGGCCATGGAGATGTAGGTGTAGCGCTGGAGGATGCGGTGGTCCTTGAGGAAGACCAGCACCGCCACGAACAGGGCGACGCCCAGTGCGGAGTTCAGCAGCTGGCGAGGAGCTGATTCGACGTAGTTGGGGAGTTGCTGAAGCCGCTTCGACTGGTCGAGTCGCCAGATGACGACCAGGCCGATGCCGTTGAGCAGTGTGGCCAGGGGCAGCAGCAGGGGGTCGGCGTACGGGGCGAACTTGCGTACGACGAGGTGGCCGACGCCGGCGATCAGGCCGAGGCCGAGGCCGTAGCTGAGGAGGCCCGCGGGGATCTTGTCGTCGATGGCCAGGCCCACGTTGACGTAGGCGAAGACGGGGATGACGACGGCGAACACCAGGAGTGCCAGTTCGGTGTTGCGGCGGCTTGGAGTGCCGATCGCGCCGATCGTGGACGTGTGGTGCTGTGAGTTGTTGGTTGTACTGCTCATCGTATGAAGTGGCCCCTCACGGCTTGCCTACTGCTTACCGCACAGCGAGACCAGCTTCTGCTCTTCCTCGGAGAGGCTGGGGCCGGGTGTGGGAGTGGGTGCGGTTGTGGACGGAGACGCCGATCCGGACGGCGTCGGGCTGGGCGTTGCCTTGGACGCGGCGGCGGTACGGGTGGTTCCCGTGGTGCCTCCTGCCTCGCCCTCGCCGGTCTTGGCGTTGTTCGCGTTGTCGGCCGCGCGCCGTGCTTCCTGCTTCTTGCATGCGGAGGCCTGGGTGGCCAGCTCGGAGATCTTCGACTGGGCGTCCTTGAGGCCGCCCTCCGTGATGGTCCCCTTGACCTGCTTCTGCTGGTAGGTGGGCAGGTACTTGAGTTCGATCTCGGGGTGGTCCTTCTCGACCTTCGAGAGCGAGACCCAGGCCAGGTCCTGGTTGATGCCCCGGTACAGCGCCACGTGCTCGTCGCTGGCACCGACGTAGTACTGCGTCTGCGTCCAGCGGTAGCCGCCGTAGAGGCCGCCGCCGATGACGGCGAGGGCGAGGGTGATGTAGAGGGTTCTCTTGAACCACCTGCGGCCGGCGCCGGGTTTGACGAAGTCGTCGTCGGTGTAGCCGCCGAAGCCGCCGGTCTGGATGTAGCCGGTGGTGTCGCCGGAGCCGGGCGGGCCGAACTCGCCGTTCCCGCCGCCGTGCGCGGGCCGCTGCCGGCCGAGCCCGGAGGCGCGTCCGGCCGGGGTCTGCATGGCGCCGCCGTCGTGCATGTGGTGCTGGTTGTGCTGGTTCTCGGCGACCGCGCCGACCACGACGGGTACGTCGGACAGCTGCCCGGCGAGGGTGTCACCGGTGTCGAGGTCCAGGACGTCGGCGATGATCACGGTGATGTTGTCGGGACCGCCGCCGCGCAACGCCAGCTCGATGAGCTGCTGCACGGTCTCCTGGGGGCCCTGGTAGCTGGCGAGCGTGTCCTCCATGGTCTGGTGGGACACGACCCCGCTCAGGCCGTCGGAGCAGATCAGGTACCGGTCGCCGGCCCGGACCTCCCGGATGGAGAGGTCTGGCTCGACATGGTCGCCGCTGCCCAGTGCGCGCATGAGGAGCGAACGCTGCGGGTGGGTGGTGGCCTCTTCCTCGGTGATGCGTCCCTCGTCGACGAGGCGCTGCACCCAGGTGTGGTCCTGCGTGATCTGGGTGAGGACGCCGTCGCGGAGGAGGTACGCACGCGAGTCGCCCACGTGTACGAGGCCGAGGCGCTGGCCCGTCCACAGGAGGGCGGTGAGCGTGGTGCCCATGCCCTCCAGCTGGGGGTCCTCCTCGACCATCATCCGGAGCTGGTCGTTGGCCCGCTGCACGGCGGTGCCGAGCGAGGTGAGGATGTCGGAGCCGGGGACGTCGTCGTCGAGGGCGACGATGGTGGAGATCACCTCTGAGGAGGCGACCTCACCGGCGGCCTGGCCACCCATGCCGTCGGCGATCGCGAGGAGGCGGGGACCGGCGTAGCCGGAGTCCTCGTTGCCCTCGCGGATCATGCCTTTGTGCGATCCGGCGGCGAAGCGCAGTGACAGACTCATGCGCACCTCGCCCGTCGGCTCCGGGTACATCCGCACGGTGCCCACCCTCCGGTCGGGAGCGCGCCGGGGCCCTTCGCGTGGACCGCCGCCGCGTGCTCGCTCCGCTCGCGCCTATTCATGATGTAGCACTACTTCCGCAGCTCGATGACGGTCTTGCCGATGCGGATCGGCGCGCCCAGCGGAATCGGCGTGGGAGTCGTCAGCCGGGTCCGGTCGAGATAGGTGCCGTTGGTGGACCCGAGGTCCTCGACGATCCACTGGCCGTCGCGGTCCGGGTAGATCCTGGCATGCCTGCTGGAGGCGTAGTCGTCGTCCAGCACGATGGTCGAGTCATGGGCCCGGCCGAGCGTGACCGTCTGTCCCTGGAGGGCGACGGTGGTGCCCGTCAGTGTGCCCTCGGAGACGACCAGTTTGCTGGGGGCGCCCCTGCGCTGCCTGCCGCCGCCGGACGGCTGCTGCTGGCGCTGCTGCGGGGGCGCGGCGGTCTGTCTGGCGGCCTGCTGCTGGCGGCCGCTGTCACGCCTCGACCCGCGCTGGGTGACACGCGTACCGAACAGATCGCTGCGGATGACCTGCACGGCCACGATCACGAACAGCCACAGTACGGCCAGGAAACCCAGCCGCATGACCGTGAGGGTCAGCTCTGACATTGCCCCCGCTTCACCCTTCGGCTTGCCGGTAAATGATGGTGGTGCTGCCCACGACGATCCGGGAGCCGTCGCGGAGCGTAGCGCGGGTGGTGTGTGTCCCGTCCACCACGATGCCGTTGGTGGACCCGAGATCCTGGATCGTCGGGGGTGTTCCGGGGCGGATCTCACAGTGCCGGCGCGAGACGCCGGGGTCGTCGATCCGCACGTCGGCCTCGGTGCTGCGGCCCAGTACGAGTGTCGGGCCGGAGATCTGGTGGCGGGCGCCGTTGATCTCGACCCAGCACCGCATCCGGTTCGCGCCCGCGGTCGGGCGCTGTCCCATGGGCGGGCCCGCCGGGGCGGCGCCGGGGCGTCCGCCGGGCGGCGGTGCGGCCGGCATCGGGGGCGCTGCGGCGGCAGGCGGATAGCCGTAACCGCCCGCTCCGGGCCGGCCCCTCGGCGGGGCCGCGGGTGCGGCGGCGCCGGGGCCTGGGCCGCCGGGGGACTGCTGGTTGGTGGAGGAGGCGAGCGTACGGCTGCGTACCCGGTACAGGCCGGTGTCCAGGTCGTCGGCCTTCTCCAGGTGCACCTTGACGGTGCCCATGAAGGTGTACCGCTGCTGCTTGGCGTAGTCCTGTACCATGCCGGCGAGCTCGTCGCCGAGCTGTCCGGAGTAGGGGCTGAGTCGCTCGTGGTCCGGCGCGCTCAGTTCCACGATGAAGTCGTTGGGTACGACGGTCCGGTCGCGGTTCCAGATGGTCGCGTTGTTGTCGCACTCGCGTTGCAGTGCGCCCGCGATCTCCACGGGCTGGACCTCGGACTTGAACACTTTGGCGAAGGTGCCGTTGACCAGACCTTCGAGACGCTGCTCGAACTTCTTCAGGACTCCCATGGGGCACCTCCTCCTGGTTGCTGCTCTGTCTGAAGCCTTGCGTGCCGTGCCTGTCGTGCGTGCCGTGCCTGGTACTGCTTACTGATCGTATCCACGCGCCGGGAAATCGGCTGGTTCCCCCTGTCAGGACGGTCGACGGGTGTCGACGCCTGACGAAGTTCCCTGTGAAGCGACCCTTCGAACTCCTTGAGCCGTACCCAGATCGTAGAGGCGGCGCCAAACCAGTGTCCCGCACCTGACTGTGCACCTTGCCCGCCTCCTGGGGAGATGGGCTGGACCGGTACGAGGTTGATACGTGAACCGGCACGTGTTGATACGAAGTCGCAGCCGGTCCGGCTCGGTCGGGGTGGGGCCGGAGTGCGCCTTGGGGTGGGGAAAGGGATGTGAACCCACCACTTCCAGCGTGCTAATCTTCTCGATGTCGGAAGGCCCCCGCACCGCAGGGAGCAGGGCCCGAGGACACGGCGAATGCGCGAGTGGCGGAATGGCAGACGCGCTGGATTCAGGTTCCAGTGCCCGCAAGGGCGTGGGGGTTCAACTCCCCCCTCGCGCACAGGGGGACACCGACGAAAGTGTCCTAGTAGCACCGACGAAACGGGCTCATCGTGATCACGATGAGCCCGTTTTGGTCTGCCTGGGCAGGTCAGGTGCTGTGTGACGGTACTTACACGCATGACTGCCCGGCGGCTGGCGAGCCGCCGGGCAGTCGACCTTTGTGGTTGTTGATCTTTAGCGGGCTATTGAAGTGTGGGCAGTCTCACTCATCGGGCTCGGTCTTTTCTGGCCCAGTGACGTAGCCCTTGGGGGTCCAGGTGCCCAGTGCCTTGGTCTTGCGGCGGCGGGTGGCCGGCGGTGGGGTCGGTCGCCGTGGAGGGCGATGGAGTTCGCCCAGGCGGTGAGTTTGCGGCGGTTGGCGTGGGCGAGCTGGAAGGCCAGCAGGAGGGTCTGGGCGGCGATGCCGCGGATGCGACGGGTGCCGGCGTCTTCGAGGCGTTCGTAGAGGGGGTCCTTGGCGTAGCCGTTGATGCCCTCGACGCTGTTGCGGAGCCGGAAGTAGACGCGCTGCCAGGCTTCGGAGCCGTATTGGAGGGGCTGCCAGAGGTTGGCGCCGGATTCCGGCGGGACTGTGACGGTCTTTTGGCTGCAGCACGGGGGTGAGCCCGCGGGGCTGGGGGCGGGGTCGATGAGGGGCAGGTGGATGCCGCGGCGGAGGGTGTGCTTCTTGAGTGAGCACTGGGTGCGGTTGGCCTCGGCGGGGCACATGACGCGACGGTGGCCTTCGGCGTCAGGGCGCTGCTTGGGCATGAAGAGGTAGGCGGCGCGGGCGCGGATACGGTCGATCCAGGTCTGCTTGTCGATCTTCTCGGCGATCAGGTCCTTGGTGGCGTCCTTGAGCGTTTGGGGCATGGAGGGGCAGTACCAGTTGCCCTCGACGAGTTGGGCGCCGGCGAAGCCGGCCTGGACGCCGAGCTGGTCCTTCGCGTAGTCGTAGACCGGCTCGTAGCCCATAGCGCGGATGGGGAGCTGGAAATTCTCAGGTTTCTGGCCGTTGTAGGCGCGGTCACCGGCCAGGTAGCCACGCGGGAGGCTGTCGTCGACCTGCTGGAGAGCTTCGACGGCGACCTGGCCGGGGCGGTGGCCGGGCTTGTCGACGGAGAAGGCGATGACCAGAGCTGGGACGACGTCGGGGTCGGCGGAGCCGTCGGGCAGCGGGACGCCGTTGTGGTCGGGGTCCCGGGCGATGACCAGGGAGGCGTCGTAGCCGTAAAGACGCTTCTTGATTCGGTCTGCCTTCTTCTGGAGTTCGGCGCCGTTCTTGTCCTGCTGGGCGGGGGCGAGGTCGTCGAGGGCGAGGGGGTCTTTGTGCTTGGTGGTGCGGACGTACCAGGCGGCGTCGGGGTCGGTGGACGTGACGGGGCTGTCGGCGCCGAGGCCCTTGGCGTAGGTGCCGATGACGGTGGCGTCGACGCAGGCCGAGCCGTCCCAGTGGCCTTCCAGGAGGGGCAGGGCCTCGCGCAGGGACATGGCAAGGATCAGGTTGGCCACGCGGAGCATGAGCGTGCGCTTGCGGGCAAGTTCGGCGGTGTCAGCCTGGGCCAGTAGCTTCTCGGCGTGGCGGCGGGCCAGTCGGTGGTTCTTGGGCAGTGGGGATGGGTCGATCGCGTCGAGGACGCTGTGGATGCGACGGCGGACGACGGCGTAGGCGGCCTCGAAGCCGCGATCGTGATCGGGGTAGCGGCGCAGGCCGAGTTGCTGGCGCACCTCGTCGGAGAGCGCGAAGTACAGCAGGTCGGTGACAGCGGTGAAGAGGATGACGCCGCCGTTGCGTGCGGCGGTCAAGCACATGCCGACCAAGAGGGCCTCGACCGGAAGGGTGCAGGGGCTGCCTGTTCCGCGGGCGACGAGCGGTTCGATCTCCTCGACCAGGCCGGAGTCGGCCACTTCGTCGAGGACTTCCATGAACTCGTGGTTGGGGACAAGTGCGCGCTGGGAGCGCAGGCGTGCGATACGGGGGTGGCGTGCGAGACGGCTGTTCATGGTCAGAACTCCTTTAGCGCGGCGGCGGCCTGGTCGGGTGAGAGGTTGCGGACGTGGGGCAGGACCCGGTCGATGGAGCGCAGGGTGGTCAGGCCAGCGGCGGCCATCAGGGTGGGCAGGTGCATGCGGGCCTCGATGGCGTCGACGAGCCAGGTGGCGCGGGCCCGACCCATAACCAGGGGCGGACATCCGGGTGGGATCTTCGTGCGGGCGAGGAAGTTGGTGACGGTGTTGGTGCCGCGGGCGTGGCTGGCGGGGCGGAAGAGATAGCGGGCATCGCCGGGCTGGCTGGCCCAGGCTGTGGCCTCGGTGAGGACCGGTGCCCAGGAAGCGCGGCACAGCACCACGCGGGCGCGCTGTCCGCGGACAGCGACGGCGACCGCGCCGTTGGGTGCTTCGCGGATGTCGTGAGTGCGCAGCGGGATGATCTCGGGTGAGTCCAGGGCGCAGCCGAGGCCCAGGGCGAGCAGGGTCAGCAGGCCGTAGCGCAGTTCGTCGGTGGGCTGGGCGCGGGCGGTGGCGTACAGCTGGGCCTGCTCGGCCCTGGCGTAGGGGCGGGAGGCGTCCGAGCCGGAGTACGCGGCCGGGTTCCCGGTGATCAGGTCGGGGCCGAGCACGGCGCGGCGGAGCCTGTTGAGGCGGCAGCGGCGGTTGGCACGAGCTGCCTCGCCCACGTGTGCGTACCCGGTGGCCAGGTACCACTCAACCGCCTCCGGCGTGAGCAGGTGCTCTGCCTTGGTGGGACGACCGCAGGCGTCGGCGTGCGCGGCGGCGTACGCGAGGGAGCCGAGCCAGTCGCGGGCATCTTTGGGTGTGGCGGGCTTCGCCTTGGTCACAGCGCGGCGGCAGTCGGGGCCGATGCGTTCCCAGACAGGGGTGGGCAGCTTGGGCCGGTACTGCTCGATCGCGTCCATCGTGACTCTCCACCAGGAAAGGACCCCAGGAGGGGTGTTTTTCCAATAGCATGAGGCCGATGCGACGGACGCTGTCATGCCGGGAGGTCCGTATGGGCGACACTCTTCGACGTGCCCCAGGGAGACAAGCGAAGCCTCAAGCCCTTCACGTACGTGGTCGAGGGCGTCTGGCCGCACGCTGTGGTCGATGACCACCATGGGGCCCGGGTGGCGCAGGAGGTGGCGGCCCGGCTGCGCCGGGTGATCGACGTCCGTGGCTGGTCGATCGCCGAGGTGTCCCGGCGCAGCGGCGTGTCGCGGATGACGATTGTGCAGGTGCTGGACGGCATGGTGTGGTGCGACCTGCTGACGATCGCGAACCTGGAGAAGGCGCTGGAGGTGGACCTGTGGCCCGGCCGTGAGCCGGGCAATCCTCCGCAGTGAATTCGCATAGACATTCGGTCTCCTCGAAAGCCTGCTGGAAAGCAGGCAGGGGAATGTGGCCGAATGCCGGACGCACCCGGGCGGTGCCGGGTAGGGTCGGAAACGGCCTTAGCGGGCCCGACCGCCACCGCACCCTGGGGCCAACCAGGGGAAACTGCGGTGGCGGTCTTTTATGTGCGGCGGTGCTTTGTGGGTGTCGTGTTGCGGGCGGTCTGGGTCAGGCGAATTTCCAGTTCAGTCGGGGCCGGTAGTAGACGTGCGGGTCGTCTTCCCGTGTGACGCGTTCCAGGGCGCCGGAAATCGTCAGGGCCCGCAGGCAGTTGCGCAGGCTCTTGCGTTCCCGGGGGTCCCGGGGAATGCCGAGCGTTCTGGCCAGAGCCTCGCTGCCCCACGGCTCTTCAGGGCGTTGGGCGATGACGTTCAGGATCTCCTGCTGCTTCTGGCTGCGGATGACGATCTGGGCGGGGAGCTGTTCCGTGTCCGTCGACGGCGGGGCGGTGGGTTCCCCGGAAGGGGCGG is a window of Streptomyces sp. B21-083 DNA encoding:
- the pknB gene encoding Stk1 family PASTA domain-containing Ser/Thr kinase, with protein sequence MEEPRRLGGRYELGHVLGRGGMAEVYLAHDTRLGRTVAVKTLRADLARDPSFQARFRREAQSAASLNHPAIVAVYDTGEDYIDGTSIPYIVMEYVDGSTLRELLHSGRKLLPERTLEMTIGILQALEYSHRSGIVHRDIKPANVMLTRNGQVKVMDFGIARAMGDSGMTMTQTSAVIGTAQYLSPEQAKGEQVDARSDLYSSGCLLYELLTVRPPFIGDSPVAVAYQHVREEPQPPSVFDPEITPEMDAIVLKALVKDPDYRYQSADEMRADIEACLDGQPVAAAAAMGSVGYGAYGYPDDQATTALRADAGATTMLPPMNPDDGGFGYDDRGPRRRQQKKSNTSTILLAVAGVLVLVGAILIGKYVFDGQAVNDSAFKNPNFVSQTKADAEKAAVNVDLKLTFTDKPCENEPKGNICSQNPTAGADVKKNDTIALVVSTGAPKVIVPSVVGSTVDEATKQLEGDEYQFDVKTVEKESPENPGSVLEQSLKFGAEVEKGSKITLTIAKEVKKSTVPDVTGQDCDTAKQQMQANGLVGECTEVETQDDNQDGKVISTSPTANQEADPGSTVTIQIGKKAEVQQTDVPNVTQKTVGEAKQILQAAGFNQIQFTNGSDQSDTALVIAQNPQGGKVDDPGNTQITLQTVNFGNGNNGGNNGGNNNGGIFG
- a CDS encoding peptidoglycan D,D-transpeptidase FtsI family protein, with translation MNKPLRRIALFCGLLVLALLIRDNWIQYVRADALKDDKYNRRVAIERYATPRGNIIVDGKAITGSTKSDSTDFEYKRSYKDGPMWAPVTGYASQAFGATQLESIDDGILTGNDDRLFFRNTLDMITGKKKQGGNVITTLNAAAQKAAYDGLKGRGKGAVVAIDPSTGAILALASFPSYDPSTFAGNSNKDSEAWQKLQKAQDPNEPMLNRALRDIYPPGSTFKVVTAAAALENGLYTDADQKTDSPLPYTLPDTTTELKNEGSIPCKNATMRVALQYSCNTVFGKIGVDVGKDKMLEEAKKFGFNSEQFIPVRSAASNFPEKMDRPQTALSSIGQFETATTPLQMAMVASAIANDGKLMKPYMVDKLQAPNIDVLEQTEPTEMSQPLTSKNAQTLQSMMETVVKDGTGKNAQISGVTVGGKTGTAQHGVDNSEKPYAWFISYARLADGSSPVAVAVVVQDEDAIRDNISGGGLAAPIAKSVMEAVINSKQ
- a CDS encoding FtsW/RodA/SpoVE family cell cycle protein codes for the protein MSSTTNNSQHHTSTIGAIGTPSRRNTELALLVFAVVIPVFAYVNVGLAIDDKIPAGLLSYGLGLGLIAGVGHLVVRKFAPYADPLLLPLATLLNGIGLVVIWRLDQSKRLQQLPNYVESAPRQLLNSALGVALFVAVLVFLKDHRILQRYTYISMAGAVVLLVLPLVPGLGFDNFGAKIWIRIPGLGSVQPGEFAKIALAIFFAGYLMVKRDALALASRRFMGLYLPRGRDLGPIIVVWIISILILVFETDLGTSLLFFGMFIIMLYVATERTSWIVFGLLMSAAGAVGVASFESHVQQRVQAWLDPMNEYLLSLKGVQGHTMQSMQALWAFGSGGTLGTGLGQGNSDLIGFAANSDFILATFGEELGLAGVMAILLIYGLVVERGVRTALAARDPFGKLLAIGLSGAFALQVFVVAGGVMGLIPLTGMTMPFLAAGGSSVIANWALIAILLRISDTARRPAPAPAPSPDAEMTQVVRP
- a CDS encoding Stp1/IreP family PP2C-type Ser/Thr phosphatase, which gives rise to MSLSLRFAAGSHKGMIREGNEDSGYAGPRLLAIADGMGGQAAGEVASSEVISTIVALDDDVPGSDILTSLGTAVQRANDQLRMMVEEDPQLEGMGTTLTALLWTGQRLGLVHVGDSRAYLLRDGVLTQITQDHTWVQRLVDEGRITEEEATTHPQRSLLMRALGSGDHVEPDLSIREVRAGDRYLICSDGLSGVVSHQTMEDTLASYQGPQETVQQLIELALRGGGPDNITVIIADVLDLDTGDTLAGQLSDVPVVVGAVAENQHNQHHMHDGGAMQTPAGRASGLGRQRPAHGGGNGEFGPPGSGDTTGYIQTGGFGGYTDDDFVKPGAGRRWFKRTLYITLALAVIGGGLYGGYRWTQTQYYVGASDEHVALYRGINQDLAWVSLSKVEKDHPEIELKYLPTYQQKQVKGTITEGGLKDAQSKISELATQASACKKQEARRAADNANNAKTGEGEAGGTTGTTRTAAASKATPSPTPSGSASPSTTAPTPTPGPSLSEEEQKLVSLCGKQ
- a CDS encoding FHA domain-containing protein FhaB/FipA; this encodes MSELTLTVMRLGFLAVLWLFVIVAVQVIRSDLFGTRVTQRGSRRDSGRQQQAARQTAAPPQQRQQQPSGGGRQRRGAPSKLVVSEGTLTGTTVALQGQTVTLGRAHDSTIVLDDDYASSRHARIYPDRDGQWIVEDLGSTNGTYLDRTRLTTPTPIPLGAPIRIGKTVIELRK
- a CDS encoding DUF3662 and FHA domain-containing protein, which translates into the protein MGVLKKFEQRLEGLVNGTFAKVFKSEVQPVEIAGALQRECDNNATIWNRDRTVVPNDFIVELSAPDHERLSPYSGQLGDELAGMVQDYAKQQRYTFMGTVKVHLEKADDLDTGLYRVRSRTLASSTNQQSPGGPGPGAAAPAAPPRGRPGAGGYGYPPAAAAPPMPAAPPPGGRPGAAPAGPPMGQRPTAGANRMRCWVEINGARHQISGPTLVLGRSTEADVRIDDPGVSRRHCEIRPGTPPTIQDLGSTNGIVVDGTHTTRATLRDGSRIVVGSTTIIYRQAEG
- a CDS encoding helix-turn-helix domain-containing protein → MPQGDKRSLKPFTYVVEGVWPHAVVDDHHGARVAQEVAARLRRVIDVRGWSIAEVSRRSGVSRMTIVQVLDGMVWCDLLTIANLEKALEVDLWPGREPGNPPQ